Proteins encoded within one genomic window of Rhinolophus sinicus isolate RSC01 linkage group LG05, ASM3656204v1, whole genome shotgun sequence:
- the CALHM5 gene encoding calcium homeostasis modulator protein 5 isoform X2 — protein MDAFQGILKFVINQKTVIGYSFMALLTMGSERLFSLVAFKCPCSTENVVYGLVFLFAPAWVLLILGFFVNNRTWRLFTGCCRNPRKTLPRGRFCYVFVQIILSSLVAPVMWLSVALLNGTFYECAMSGTNSSNLLKWICKGKPKECWEELYKISCGKTSMTPTDNEELKLSLQAQSQILGWFLICSASFFSLLTLCYARCQSKVSYLQLSFWKTYTQKEKKQLENTFLDYANKLSERNLKCFFENKRPDVFPMPTFAAWEAASELHSFNQSQQHYSSLHRVVEDGLELSPEDEETTMVLMDTAHNG, from the exons ATGGATGCTTTTCAGGGGATTTTAAAATTCGTCATTAACCAGAAAACTGTTATTGGCTACAGCTTCATGGCTCTGCTGACCATGGGAAGTGAGCGTCTCTTTTCACTCGTGGCGTTTAAGTGCCCCTGCAGCACTGAGAATGTGGTCTACGGGctggttttcctttttgctcctgCCTGGGTGTTACTGATCCTGGGATTCTTTGTGAACAACAGGACATGGAGACTCTTCACAGGCTGCTGCAGGAATCCCAGGAAAACCTTGCCCAGAGGCCGCTTCTGTTATGTGTTTGTCCAGATCATTCTGAGTTCATTGGTGGCTCCAGTGATGTGGCTGTCTGTGGCTTTGCTCAATGGGACTTTTTATGAATGTGCCATGAGTGGGACAAACAGTTCAAACCTCCTGAAATGGATTTGCAAGGGCAAGCCCAAAGAATGCTGGGAAGAACTTTACAAAATATCATGTGGCAAAACCAGCATGACACCCACAGACAATGAAGAACTGAAACTGTCCCTGCAAGCCCAGTCTCAG attTTAGGATGGTTCCTGATTTGTTCAgcatcttttttctctctgctcacCCTTTGTTATGCTCGCTGTCAATCTAAAGTTAGCTACCTTCAGCTGAGTTTTTGGAAGACGTATACACAAAAGGAGAAGAAGCAgttggaaaatacatttctggaCTATGCAAACAAGCTGAGTGAGAGAAATCTGAAATGCTTTTTTGAAAACAAGAGGCCAGATGTCTTCCCCATGCCTACTTTTGCTGCTTGGGAGGCTGCTTCGGAGCTACATTCTTTCAACCAAAGCCAGCAACACTACAGCAGCCTTCATAGGGTGGTAGAAGATGGTCTGGAACTTAGCCCTGAGGACGAAGAGACCACAATGGTTCTCATGGATACTGCCCACAATGGGTAG
- the CALHM5 gene encoding calcium homeostasis modulator protein 5 isoform X4, with product MPLMPPKSRTLHWSPRTWRLFTGCCRNPRKTLPRGRFCYVFVQIILSSLVAPVMWLSVALLNGTFYECAMSGTNSSNLLKWICKGKPKECWEELYKISCGKTSMTPTDNEELKLSLQAQSQILGWFLICSASFFSLLTLCYARCQSKVSYLQLSFWKTYTQKEKKQLENTFLDYANKLSERNLKCFFENKRPDVFPMPTFAAWEAASELHSFNQSQQHYSSLHRVVEDGLELSPEDEETTMVLMDTAHNG from the exons GACATGGAGACTCTTCACAGGCTGCTGCAGGAATCCCAGGAAAACCTTGCCCAGAGGCCGCTTCTGTTATGTGTTTGTCCAGATCATTCTGAGTTCATTGGTGGCTCCAGTGATGTGGCTGTCTGTGGCTTTGCTCAATGGGACTTTTTATGAATGTGCCATGAGTGGGACAAACAGTTCAAACCTCCTGAAATGGATTTGCAAGGGCAAGCCCAAAGAATGCTGGGAAGAACTTTACAAAATATCATGTGGCAAAACCAGCATGACACCCACAGACAATGAAGAACTGAAACTGTCCCTGCAAGCCCAGTCTCAG attTTAGGATGGTTCCTGATTTGTTCAgcatcttttttctctctgctcacCCTTTGTTATGCTCGCTGTCAATCTAAAGTTAGCTACCTTCAGCTGAGTTTTTGGAAGACGTATACACAAAAGGAGAAGAAGCAgttggaaaatacatttctggaCTATGCAAACAAGCTGAGTGAGAGAAATCTGAAATGCTTTTTTGAAAACAAGAGGCCAGATGTCTTCCCCATGCCTACTTTTGCTGCTTGGGAGGCTGCTTCGGAGCTACATTCTTTCAACCAAAGCCAGCAACACTACAGCAGCCTTCATAGGGTGGTAGAAGATGGTCTGGAACTTAGCCCTGAGGACGAAGAGACCACAATGGTTCTCATGGATACTGCCCACAATGGGTAG